A single Marinitoga aeolica DNA region contains:
- the tuf gene encoding elongation factor Tu yields MAKEKFVRSKPHMNIGTIGHIDHGKTTLTAAITKSLAMKGYADFTPFEQIDKAPEEKARGITINIAHVEYETDNRHYAHIDCPGHADYIKNMITGAAQMDGAILVVAATDGVMPQTREHVLLSRQVNVPAIVVFINKTDMVDDEEIIELVEMEVRELLSQYEFPGDEVPVIKGSALKALEADSQDDPWVQKIYELMDAVDSYFPEPQRPVDQPFLMPVEDVFSITGRGTVVTGRIERGAIHPGDEVEIVGMTDEIRKTVVTGVEMFRKLLDEGIAGDNVGCLLRGIDKDEVWRGQVLAKPGSITPHKKFKAQIYVLKKEEGGRHTPFKKGYRPQFYIRTADVTGTLLEFDGGAEMVMPGDNIVTTVELIYPVALEKNMRFAVREGGRTVGAGVVTEIVE; encoded by the coding sequence ATGGCAAAAGAAAAGTTCGTCAGAAGTAAACCACATATGAACATTGGTACTATCGGACATATCGACCACGGTAAAACAACATTAACAGCAGCTATTACAAAATCATTAGCAATGAAAGGATATGCAGATTTCACACCATTTGAACAAATCGATAAAGCTCCAGAAGAAAAAGCTAGAGGTATAACAATTAATATCGCACACGTTGAATACGAAACAGATAACAGACACTACGCACATATCGACTGTCCAGGTCACGCTGACTACATCAAAAACATGATCACAGGTGCTGCACAGATGGACGGTGCTATTTTGGTTGTTGCAGCAACAGATGGTGTTATGCCACAAACAAGAGAACACGTATTGTTATCAAGACAAGTTAACGTTCCTGCAATTGTTGTATTTATAAATAAAACAGATATGGTTGACGACGAAGAAATTATTGAATTAGTTGAAATGGAAGTAAGAGAATTGTTAAGTCAATACGAATTCCCAGGAGATGAAGTTCCTGTAATTAAAGGTTCTGCATTAAAAGCATTAGAAGCAGATTCTCAAGACGATCCATGGGTACAAAAAATATACGAATTAATGGATGCAGTAGATAGCTACTTCCCAGAACCACAAAGACCAGTAGATCAACCATTCTTAATGCCTGTTGAAGATGTATTCTCAATCACAGGTAGAGGTACAGTTGTTACAGGAAGAATCGAAAGAGGAGCTATCCACCCAGGTGATGAAGTAGAAATCGTTGGTATGACAGATGAAATAAGAAAAACAGTTGTAACTGGTGTAGAAATGTTCAGAAAATTATTAGATGAAGGTATTGCTGGTGACAACGTAGGTTGTTTATTAAGAGGTATTGACAAAGATGAAGTATGGAGAGGTCAAGTATTAGCAAAACCAGGATCAATTACACCACATAAAAAATTCAAAGCACAAATTTATGTATTAAAGAAAGAAGAAGGAGGAAGACATACTCCATTCAAAAAAGGTTACAGACCACAATTCTACATTAGAACAGCTGATGTTACAGGTACATTATTAGAATTTGATGGTGGAGCAGAAATGGTAATGCCAGGTGACAACATTGTAACAACAGTAGAATTAATTTACCCTGTAGCTTTAGAAAAGAACATGAGATTTGCTGTTCGTGAAGGTGGAAGAACAGTTGGTGCAGGTGTTGTTACAGAAATAGTAGAATAA
- the fusA gene encoding elongation factor G, giving the protein MKERLYALNKTRNIGIIAHIDAGKTTTTERILFYTGKKHKLGSVDDGTATMDWMEQEKERGITITSAATTCFWRDHRINIIDTPGHVDFTVEVERALRVLDGAVAVFDAQVGVEPQSETVWRQADRYHVPRVAYMNKMDKLGADFYNAVQTMIDKLGTNPLPLQIPIGAEADFEGVVDLVKMKAVYWISEDGAQYEYRDIPEDLIAKAEQYREDLITAISEYDEEIMELFFEGEEIPEDKIKAAIRKGTIEGAFVPVVCGTSFKNKGVQPVLDAIVDYLPSPLDLPPVKAYDERTGEFVKELHPDENGPFVALAFKIMVDPFVGKLTFARVYSGKLQKGSYVKNSTKGKKERVSRLLFMHSDQREEVDYIRAGDIVAIIGLKNTTTGDTLTDENEEIVLEKLEFPEPVISLSIEPETKNDEAKLSKALQALTEEDPSLNVKLDHETGETILSGMGELHLEIIVDRLKREFKVGVKVGQPQVAYRETIRGTADVETKYIRQSGGRGQYGHVKIKIEPIDNTKVLEFEDKIVGGIIPKEYIPAVEAGIREAMQSGILAGYPMVGIKATLYDGSYHEVDSSEMAFKIAGSMALKDAAKKANPVLLEPIMKVDITTPEEYMGDIIADLNSRRGRIEGFENVGNTNTRLIHSLVPLSELFGYATVLRSLSQGRATQSIQFSHYEEVPSSVAEKIINK; this is encoded by the coding sequence TTGAAAGAGCGGTTATATGCTTTAAATAAAACAAGAAATATAGGAATTATTGCACACATAGATGCGGGTAAAACGACAACTACAGAAAGGATTTTGTTCTATACAGGTAAAAAACATAAATTAGGTTCTGTTGATGACGGAACTGCTACAATGGACTGGATGGAACAAGAGAAAGAAAGAGGTATTACAATTACTTCAGCTGCTACGACATGTTTCTGGAGAGATCATAGGATTAATATCATTGATACACCCGGTCACGTGGATTTTACAGTTGAAGTTGAAAGAGCATTAAGAGTATTAGATGGTGCAGTTGCGGTATTTGACGCTCAAGTTGGTGTTGAACCACAATCAGAAACTGTTTGGAGACAAGCAGACAGATATCATGTTCCAAGAGTTGCTTATATGAACAAAATGGACAAACTTGGGGCAGACTTTTATAACGCAGTTCAAACAATGATTGATAAATTAGGTACTAATCCATTACCACTACAAATTCCAATTGGGGCTGAAGCAGATTTTGAAGGTGTTGTTGATTTAGTAAAAATGAAAGCAGTTTATTGGATTAGTGAAGATGGAGCACAATATGAATATAGGGATATACCAGAAGATTTAATAGCAAAAGCAGAGCAATATAGAGAAGATTTAATCACGGCTATTTCAGAATATGATGAAGAAATTATGGAATTATTCTTTGAAGGTGAAGAAATTCCTGAAGATAAAATTAAAGCTGCTATTAGGAAAGGTACTATAGAAGGTGCATTTGTTCCAGTTGTATGTGGAACATCCTTTAAAAATAAAGGTGTCCAACCAGTATTAGATGCAATAGTAGATTATTTACCATCACCATTAGATTTACCTCCTGTTAAAGCTTATGACGAAAGAACTGGTGAATTTGTAAAGGAACTACATCCAGATGAAAATGGTCCTTTTGTCGCCTTGGCATTTAAAATTATGGTAGATCCATTTGTTGGTAAATTAACATTTGCTAGAGTATATTCTGGTAAATTACAAAAAGGAAGTTATGTAAAAAATAGCACAAAAGGCAAAAAAGAAAGAGTTTCAAGATTATTATTCATGCACTCAGATCAAAGAGAAGAAGTAGATTATATCAGAGCAGGAGATATAGTAGCTATAATTGGTTTGAAAAACACAACTACAGGTGATACGTTAACGGATGAAAATGAAGAAATTGTATTAGAAAAATTAGAATTTCCTGAACCAGTTATATCACTTTCTATTGAACCAGAAACAAAGAATGATGAAGCTAAATTATCTAAAGCATTGCAAGCACTAACTGAAGAAGATCCAAGTTTAAATGTTAAACTTGATCATGAAACAGGAGAAACAATTCTTTCTGGAATGGGAGAATTACATTTAGAAATTATCGTAGATAGATTAAAGAGAGAATTTAAAGTTGGAGTAAAAGTAGGACAGCCACAAGTTGCATATAGAGAAACAATTAGGGGAACAGCAGATGTAGAAACAAAATATATTAGACAATCTGGTGGTAGAGGTCAATATGGTCACGTTAAGATTAAGATTGAACCTATTGATAATACAAAAGTATTGGAATTTGAAGATAAGATCGTTGGTGGTATAATTCCTAAGGAATATATCCCTGCTGTTGAAGCTGGTATAAGAGAAGCGATGCAATCAGGTATTCTCGCAGGGTACCCAATGGTTGGAATCAAAGCAACATTATACGATGGATCATATCACGAAGTTGACTCTTCTGAAATGGCATTTAAAATTGCAGGTTCTATGGCATTAAAAGACGCAGCTAAAAAAGCAAATCCTGTATTATTAGAACCTATAATGAAAGTTGATATCACAACGCCAGAAGAATACATGGGTGATATTATTGCTGATTTAAATTCAAGAAGAGGAAGAATCGAAGGATTTGAAAATGTAGGAAATACAAATACAAGATTAATTCATTCATTGGTTCCATTATCAGAATTATTTGGATATGCTACAGTGTTAAGATCATTATCTCAAGGTAGAGCTACACAATCAATTCAATTCTCTCATTATGAAGAAGTTCCTTCTTCAGTAGCAGAGAAAATAATAAATAAATAA
- the rpsL gene encoding 30S ribosomal protein S12: MPTINQLVRYGRKQIKKKSKSPALQSNPQKRGVCVRVSTMTPKKPNSALRKIARVRLSNGIEVTAYIPGEGHNLQEHSNVLIRGGRVKDLPGVRYKIIRGTLDTAGVEGRKQSRSKYGTKRPKK; this comes from the coding sequence ATGCCAACTATAAATCAACTTGTAAGATACGGAAGAAAGCAAATCAAGAAAAAATCAAAGTCACCAGCGTTGCAAAGCAATCCTCAAAAAAGAGGAGTATGTGTAAGGGTTTCAACTATGACACCTAAAAAACCTAATTCGGCTTTGAGAAAGATAGCCAGGGTAAGACTTTCAAATGGAATTGAAGTTACAGCATATATTCCAGGTGAAGGCCACAACCTACAAGAACACTCAAACGTATTAATAAGAGGTGGAAGGGTTAAAGACTTGCCAGGTGTAAGATATAAAATAATTAGAGGTACATTAGATACAGCTGGTGTAGAAGGAAGAAAACAAAGCAGAAGTAAATATGGAACAAAAAGACCTAAGAAGTAA
- the rpsG gene encoding 30S ribosomal protein S7, whose amino-acid sequence MRRRRASKRPVTPDPIYNDTLVSKLVVRIMKDGKKTVAQSIVYGAFDIIKEKLEKDPLEVYHQAVENVRPLIEVRPRRVGGATYQVPFEVPEDRAISLALRWIVKAARDKSGRPMKEKLAQELIDAYNGVGAAVKKRDDVHKMAEANKAFAHYRW is encoded by the coding sequence ATGAGAAGAAGAAGGGCTTCAAAGAGACCAGTAACTCCTGATCCAATATATAATGATACTTTGGTTTCTAAATTAGTTGTTAGAATTATGAAAGACGGTAAAAAAACTGTTGCACAATCAATTGTATATGGTGCATTTGACATAATTAAAGAAAAATTAGAAAAAGATCCATTAGAAGTTTATCATCAAGCAGTTGAAAATGTTAGACCATTAATAGAAGTCAGACCAAGAAGGGTGGGTGGTGCTACTTACCAGGTACCATTTGAAGTTCCAGAGGATAGAGCTATTTCTTTGGCTTTGAGATGGATTGTTAAAGCTGCTAGAGATAAATCTGGAAGACCAATGAAAGAAAAATTAGCTCAAGAATTAATCGATGCTTATAATGGTGTTGGTGCAGCAGTTAAGAAAAGAGACGATGTACATAAAATGGCTGAAGCCAATAAGGCTTTTGCACATTACCGCTGGTAA